The genomic window GCTTAAGCGGAGCTTTTCTGGCATAGCTGAGCACACCACCAGTTTTGCAAAGCTTTTTGAGTTATGACATTTCATTGCACTGTTTAGACAGATGCTCTGCAGCTGACTGCATATCCTGTTGTTTGTTTACGAAATTGCATTCGTAGAAACGGTATAGTTTGTTATTGAAACGAGCAAAGCTTGGAAGTAGCACGCAGCGTTAATATTGAGAGTTTTACTATCGACGTAAGCATTATAAAGTGTCCATgagaattaattattttatttctataattttctcATTTTCCCACAGTCTCCGACTCAGCATGTAAATCAGCATATATAACCCGGAATTGGTTTCTACAAAGCATCATTTGCTTCTAACTAAATTTTCATCAATGTTCAGAGAGTTCAAATGTCGTCCGCAAAGCTGCAAAACACAAACTGTTGACTACGCAAGATCCTTAACTAAAAGTACAAATACCAACAATGGGTAATTCTtgtaaaaaatcacaaaatccaAAAATACCCGACGATGTCAATGATGGCCTTGAGACATTGGAGGAATATCGGAGCCGTTGGCGTTCGGTGCgcgttatttattttacaatgttCCTGATGTCACTTGGCTTCAGTATTATACTAACTGGCATATGGCCGTACTTAAATAAGGTATACATATGAAATGGTTCCTAAGAAAGTACACATACTTTTTCACATATTACTTCATAGCTAGATCCAAAGGCGGGCAAAGAGTTCATGGGTCTCATTGTTGCCGCAAATCCGTTGGGTCAGATGATCTTCAGTCCGCTCTTCGGTTGGTGGAGCAATAGGATTGGTAGCATACGTTTACCCTTACTATGTTCGTTGGCGTTGTTCACATTCGCCAGTGGGCTATATTCATCACTGGAAATGCGTCCCGATCATGTCAAGTACTGGATGTTGATCTCACGTTTCTTAATTGGCGTCAGTTCGGCAAATATTGCTGTGTGCCGTTCGTACTTATCGGCAGCGACACGTTTGAGTGAACGCACGAAAGCCGTTTCGATGGTGTCACTTGCACAGGTGTTGGGCTTCATTGTGGGACCCGGTCTACAGACGGCTGTAACACCATTGGGTAATGATGGCTATAGTTTTCTTTGGGGCTCCATTGTTTTCAATATGTACACGGCTTGTGGCTGGATAAATGTACTTATGAGCATTGGCAACTTCGTCATGTTTCTGCCGGGACTATTCGAAGTAGTATAATTATTAGCTGGAAAATAGTGCTTTTTTCATAAGTCGTTCTGATTCACAGGAGCATAAGATAGCTGCACGCGAAATAATGATAAAACAGGGTAAAAGTTCGGAGCGTGAAACGTGGAAGGCCATCAAACCGGACTATGTGTCAGCCTGGACCTTAATTATGGCATTCTTCGTGTTGGTCTTCAACTTTGTGCTGCTTGAAACGTAAGTACTCCGTACTTATAAGTCATATTCGTAGCTTATCAAGTGGAGAGTTTTGTTTGTTGAATAACGATGGTGGAAGAAGCTTAAAgaatttcgtctatcttcgaACCAGCATTAGCACCAACAacacgtcagcctcgaaatccaatgcagaataactctggCCAACAGGTGGTActacggactgagtaggcaattgagaagtaaagtccgctctcaatgaacaaagaccaaactacACAAGTCACACATCATCTTCGTGCTGCGtgcctgctatatagtgcagaggcagggacgatgacaacatctgatgagtcgccGTTACGACTTTTCGTGAGAAagtttctgcggaagatttatggtcctttgcgcattggaaaTGGCGAATAtggcaataaagaagaagaagctacATCGATGACCTTATTATAATAGCTTtagcttttttctttttcaactaaaatatCCTCAAGAGACTCTGCTGATTCATTGAGGGTACTTGTAATGAACAAGCATGTTCTTGAGGGTTCTTACtttctaaagaaaaaattcCTTATTCTAGCCTTTGAAAGTTTGACCTCTTCATCACTGTTGAACAAAAATGCTCTCCACCGAATATCCAATTCAATCTTTAATCCCTTAAATTAAAAATCCTCTTCTCTTTCAGACTCGGCACTTCTCTCACCATGGACCAGTTTGCATGGAGCAACCATGAAGCGCTCTACTACATGGGCATTCTGATGTCAGTGGGTGCTATTGTGGCACTCGCCACATTCGTTGCCATCAATCCGCTTTGTAAAGTTTTTCCCGAACACTATGTGCTCATATGGGGTGGCTTTTCGTTAATGGTACTCGGTCGTGTGCTGTATATACCTTGGGGCGATGGACCACCTGTTATTGCTGAAGTTTACAATGAAACATTACCGCTGACGGGCAATGCTACAATAGATCTCGATCCGAATGATATCGTATTTCTCGGCTGTCCCAAAACGCAGCCCTGGTGTGAGCTAACGCCAGCGCTGACTTTGACACAATTCATCATCGGCTACGCATTCACCTCGATTGGTTATCCGATCGGTGTCACATTGATACAGACGATCTTCTCAAAGGTTTTGGGACCACGACCGCAAGGTGTTTGGATGGGACTGATGACTGGTGCGGGTTGCTTGTCACGCGTATTGGGACCGGTTTTTGTAGGTGTGATCTATACACGCTATGGCACATACTGGACGTTCGGCATAACGTCGGTGATGATGTTCGTAGCCATGATTTGGTTGCTGTTATCTAAGTGCGTACTGTATTTACGAAAACTAAATGTTGTATATTcactaatatgtacatatgtatatatatatattctagaAATCGTTTGATACCACCGAGTTTCGACAATCCTATGGGTGCCGAAATGCAAACATTGAGTACAAATAAAGTGCCACTAGAATCAGCGGAAGTAGAGTACAAAATAGTGCCACAAATTGATGACGAAGCGCCGGCGCTGATAGAGAATGAAGATGAACTGGATACCGCTCTAAATACAGCGTTGTTTTCggacaaaaataacataactaTAGTTGTAGCGGAAAACAGTTATAAGTAGGTGTACTATATGTGCCTCGGAAGTTCGGCTTGCATTACAAAACTTGTTGTTGAGCATAAACTCTggtttgaaaaaagtaaaaattacaaaattataaacaaattatgaaatatCACTTCAAACCttctcaaaaaagtttttttgtgaaTATAGTGTTATATATTCCTCTATGTAAATTATGTTTACGatagttttaatattaattatgtcGAAATTATAGGTTTTTACAGTTGCCAAGTGTATTTGCTATTGTTTACTTTAGGAtaagtaataattttatatatttacataaatatgtttacaaatatatactaaatttgaatatttttataaacgcAAATTTAGCTAAATAAGCAACAATAGtatttttagcatatttttgaaatatatttttcaaggtcaatattaaaaattaaataattgagaattttaaattgttgaatATCAATATCGTAGCTCGAATTTCGCTACAATTTTTAACTCCGAACCATAAAATGGTTTTAAGTAGATTAGGCTAGGTTGAGTTCAAGGGTCGATCCTACCAGGGATTTCTTGGACAGCTAAGAACGACGATCTGTTGTATCTATAAAACTTCTATCGACgaaaaacgggttccacggagccgaaatttcagttttggaaacaagaaaaagtcacacagagccaaatctggtgaatacggtgattgatcgatggtattcattgcgttttttggctttaaattcggtcacaatcgtggctcaatGAATTCTTCAtccatgtatgtacatacttatattcaaaaagaatatttttacaattaagAGAAGAAGAGGAATTCATCTTTACTCTTCACTTAAGTATCAGCTATTGTTATGGTGTTGATCTCTGATCTGATCTATTGTGGATGTGTTGATCTCACATAACTCTCTGTTTACAAACAAAACGCCTGAAACTCAACTTTCCTCTTGAGTGCATTCTATTCTCATATGAGTAGCAACTTGTTTCACCGATGAGCTCTTTTAGTGATTTCACTACAAAATGAAAACAACTTAAAAGCTAGGCTACTATTAGCGAAATAAATAGTAACTAGATTTCTGCAAACTAAGTGTTATTAATagcgggtgatccaagtagagatacttttttcaatagccttttcttGACAGATCTCGCGttagtcgtgtcaagctgccaTGCTATTTTTATCCAGTATTGTTTGGCTTTTCGgcgtggaaagacttacgcctgaaaaacattaaatcgttcaactttatttcgtGCGTTTCGCGATATTTCGAGCTGCATTATGTTTTCACTCTACACACCATCACATATGCAGGTGTACGAGATCACTGCAAAACCGTTTCTGGGcgaataaattccaaaaaatatatatgtatacatacatatgtacatatatattcttatatacttatacatattatCGCCATAGAGTACCAACGAACTAGGAGACCTGGGTTAATcactaatttttctaaaaatactgGATTACTGAAAccaaaaagaaagtaaaaaaggaAAACTCCGAAAACAACATTCACGATCACATTTAGTACCGACAAATTGCAACAATTGACCTCCGAGTTCCGCATATAAAGACATGACTACAAGTGGCGAAAAATTTACCTATTCAGACCACGACAGAC from Bactrocera tryoni isolate S06 chromosome 5, CSIRO_BtryS06_freeze2, whole genome shotgun sequence includes these protein-coding regions:
- the LOC120779034 gene encoding major facilitator superfamily domain-containing protein 8 isoform X1, giving the protein MGNSCKKSQNPKIPDDVNDGLETLEEYRSRWRSVRVIYFTMFLMSLGFSIILTGIWPYLNKLDPKAGKEFMGLIVAANPLGQMIFSPLFGWWSNRIGSIRLPLLCSLALFTFASGLYSSLEMRPDHVKYWMLISRFLIGVSSANIAVCRSYLSAATRLSERTKAVSMVSLAQVLGFIVGPGLQTAVTPLGNDGYSFLWGSIVFNMYTACGWINVLMSIGNFVMFLPGLFEEHKIAAREIMIKQGKSSERETWKAIKPDYVSAWTLIMAFFVLVFNFVLLETLGTSLTMDQFAWSNHEALYYMGILMSVGAIVALATFVAINPLCKVFPEHYVLIWGGFSLMVLGRVLYIPWGDGPPVIAEVYNETLPLTGNATIDLDPNDIVFLGCPKTQPWCELTPALTLTQFIIGYAFTSIGYPIGVTLIQTIFSKVLGPRPQGVWMGLMTGAGCLSRVLGPVFVGVIYTRYGTYWTFGITSVMMFVAMIWLLLSKNRLIPPSFDNPMGAEMQTLSTNKVPLESAEVEYKIVPQIDDEAPALIENEDELDTALNTALFSDKNNITIVVAENSYK
- the LOC120779034 gene encoding major facilitator superfamily domain-containing protein 8 isoform X2; translation: MGLIVAANPLGQMIFSPLFGWWSNRIGSIRLPLLCSLALFTFASGLYSSLEMRPDHVKYWMLISRFLIGVSSANIAVCRSYLSAATRLSERTKAVSMVSLAQVLGFIVGPGLQTAVTPLGNDGYSFLWGSIVFNMYTACGWINVLMSIGNFVMFLPGLFEEHKIAAREIMIKQGKSSERETWKAIKPDYVSAWTLIMAFFVLVFNFVLLETLGTSLTMDQFAWSNHEALYYMGILMSVGAIVALATFVAINPLCKVFPEHYVLIWGGFSLMVLGRVLYIPWGDGPPVIAEVYNETLPLTGNATIDLDPNDIVFLGCPKTQPWCELTPALTLTQFIIGYAFTSIGYPIGVTLIQTIFSKVLGPRPQGVWMGLMTGAGCLSRVLGPVFVGVIYTRYGTYWTFGITSVMMFVAMIWLLLSKNRLIPPSFDNPMGAEMQTLSTNKVPLESAEVEYKIVPQIDDEAPALIENEDELDTALNTALFSDKNNITIVVAENSYK